The following DNA comes from Solidesulfovibrio fructosivorans JJ].
ACTTATCGTGAATTGCCAGCCATGGCAAAGGGTGAATCCAGTCGCACCCGCCTGCCTGGCCGTGGGCCGTACGAGGAGACTTCCCATCGTGCGGGGATGTTATCGTTATGAAATTTCGCAAGGGGGCGCGCCAAAGGGGAGACCCCTTGGGAGCGGGTTTCCCCTCACGCTTTTTCCCTCAATGCGCGCCGGCGATGACGCGGAGAATCGCTTCGCGGTCGACCATGCCGAGCAGCTTGCCCGCGTCGTCCACGACCACGAGCCGTTTGACCTTGGCCGCGAGCATTTTTTGCAGCACTTCCATCAGGGTCGCATCCTCGTGGATGGTAAGGACGTTTGGTTCCATGACCTCGGCCGCCGAGCCGGTGGGGCAGGCCCCCGTCTCCTCGGGTTTGCCGAAGGAAAAAAGCGCCTCGATGAGGCCGGGTTTTCGGGCCGGACCGCAACGCCGGAGCAGGTCGCTGTCGAGAATGATGCCGCGCACCGTCTTGTCCGCGTCCACGACCACCGCGCGCCGAAGCGGCGAGGCGACAATGGCGGCCACCACCTGGTGCAGCGGCGTGTCCGGGAAGGCCGTGGGCACGTCGGTGATCATCACGTCCCGGGCCTGCTGGAAAAGTCCGGCCGTAAAGCGCGGCAGCGCCTGGGCCGAGGGGGCCAGGTCAGAGGCCGCGCGCAGGATGTCCACCCGGCTGACCAGCCCCACGAGCTCGCCCGCGGCGTCCACCACCGGAAGCCGTTTGAGGCCTTTCCCGGTCATGAGCTGGGCCGCGTCGCGAAGGCTCGTCCGGTCATTGATCGTCACCACCGGGCTGGTCATGACCTCGCCGGCGGTGCGTCCCGAAATCTTGTCGCGTTCGTTTTTGCGGATGTCCTCGGGCAGGATGTCCTGCAGGGACAGCCGCGCCGCCATGCCGCCGCGCATAAGGATATCGCCGCCCGTGATGATTCCGGCCACCGAACCGTCGGATTCGATGACCAGCACCGCCTTGTTGTCGTGGGAAACGAGCATGTCCATCACCACCGGAAGCGGCGTGTCCCGGTTGGCCGTGGCCACTGCCGTGGCCATGACGTCGCGCACCCGGACAGGGCAATGAAAGCGGGCGGTGAGGCCGCGCTGGCGCGTGATGAGCCCGCCCTTGATCACGCCCTCGATGCGGGGCAGCACGGCCTCGATGCGCTCGGGCCGGTCGACGATCTCCACCACCATGGGCAGGTCCTCGGACAGGCGCAACAACTTGGCCGTGTGGACAAGGCTGCCGGCCCCGAACCCGAGCACCCCGCGCAGCACGGTGGCCCCGGCCGCGCCGTGCCGACGGGCCTCCTCCACGATCACTTCATAGACAGGCCGCCCGTCGCTACGGTCGGATTCGCCGCAATACACGCGCAACACTTCCACTTCGGCGTATTCCGTCATGGTTTTCTCCCGCTTGCAAATATGGCCCCTGCCGGGGGCCTCCCTTTTGTTGGGGTACCCGCGATCCCTTGCTTGTTTAAAGAGCCCCGGCCAGCTGTTTTCCGGCTTCCCGCGCCTGGGCAAGAATATCTTCATGCTGCGCGACGCGGCCCAGGTCAAACAGTCCGAGCGCGATGAATTCTCCCACAATGTCGTAGCCCAGGGCGGCCAGCGGAAGCCGCATCGCCTCCAGTGCGACGCCGGTATCCTTTTTTTCGGCTTGCTCGGCAACGACCCCGATGACGGCCTTTCTTCCCTGGCCCGCCAATCGGCTCGACCAGCCCCTGGGCCGCGTGTTCGTGAAATCGTAATAACAGTACAGACGGTCGAGGAAGGCCTTCATCCTGGCGCTGATATTATACTGATGCACCGGGGAGACAAGCGCCAAGCCGGAGCATTGCTCGATCTTTGGATACAGGAGGGTCATGCCGTCCTGGAGCCCGGTGCAGACGCCTGCCTTGCGGCAGGCTTCGCAACCCAGGCAAGGTTCGTATCGGTATTCCCGCAGATGCACCGCTTGGCCGTCCGCGCCGTTCCCGCGCGCGCCGTCCAGGACCGCCTGGAGCAGCATGTGCGAGTTGCCTCGCTTTCGCGGGCTCGCTTCAATGCCGAGGATTCTCGCGATGCCATGGTCTGGCCCGTCAGCCGTCATCAAAACATCCGGCCGAGCATCAACCCGCCGAAAAGGGCGGCAAAGCCGAGCACGGTCTGGAATCCGACATTGGCCAGGGCCGTCAGGTAGCGGCCGTCCTCGATGAGGCCGCCGCTTTCGAAAATGAACGTGGAAAAGGTGGTGAACGCGCCCATGAATCCTGTGAGGATGATGGCCCGGGTTTCGGTGCGGATGAGCATCCGGCCTTCGCCGAGCTGCCAGATGAGGCCGAACAGGAAGCAGCCGAGGATGTTGGCGGTCGCCGTCCCCCAGGGGAATTGGCGACCGGCCAGACCGTACACAAACCCGGAAATCCAATAACGGGCCAGGGTGCCGGCTGCGCCGGCCAGGGCGATGAGCCCGAGTTTTTCCAGCATCGCGCCTCTCCGGAGGCGACGGTTTCGCCGCCATGCTGCTGCGGTTGTCTTATGTCCCGGGCGTCGTCAGCGGCGTCGGGGTTGGAGCTTCGTGGTGATTGTCCGTCGAATTGATAGCGCATGGGGCAAAAAGGGTAAAGAAGGTGATTGACTTCATAAATCCTATTACTAAGGTAGGAAATTGTACGGGCGCGTGAGACGCCAAAACCCCTTTTCGCGGCGCGGCAAGCGGCTTATACTGGTTTGTCCCCAAACCGCCAGGGTGATCGGAGGAGAGTATGTGGGAATATACCGATAAAGTCAGGGATCATTTTCTCAATCCCCGCAACGTGGGCAGCCTTGAGGACGCCAATGCCGTGGGCGAGGTCGGATCGCTTGCCTGCGGCGACGCGCTCAAGCTGTATCTGAAGATAAACGACGCCGGCGTCATCGAGGACGCCCGCTTCCAGACCTTCGGCTGCGCCTCGGCAATCGCCTCGAGTTCGGTCCTGACCGAGCTGCTCAAGGGCAAGACCATCGAGGAAGCGAAAAAGCTCACCAACAAGGACATTGCCGACTATCTCGGCGGGCTGCCCAAGGAAAAGATGCACTGTTCGGTCATGGGACAGGAGGCCCTGGAGGCGGCCCTGGCCGGGTATCTGGGCGAAAAGGCCCCGGAGCACGAGCCCGAGGGCGAGCTGGTGTGCAAGTGTTTCGGCGTCTACGAAGGCCAGATCCGCCGGGCCATCCGCGAAAACGCCCTGACCAGCGTGGAGGAGATCACGGACTTCACCAAGGCCGGCGGCGGCTGCGGCGACTGCCAGGAACGGCTGCAAGCCATCCTGGACGAGGAGCTTGGCCAGCAAGCCGGCGCGGCGAAGACGCCGGCCAAGGGGCTTACCAACCTGGAACGGGTCAAGCGCGTGACCCAGGTCATGGACGAGGAGATCCGCCCCAACCTCAAAAAGGACGGCGGCGACATCGAACTGCTGGACATCGAAGGCAAGACGGTGCTGGTGGCCCTTCGCGGGGCGTGCCAGGGCTGTCCGGTCAGCAACGTGACGCTGACCGAATTCGTGCAAAAGCGGCTGCGGGAACTGGTGGAGCCCGACATCACGGTCAAGGAGGCTGGCAAATGAACCCGGTGTATCTCGACAACAACGCCACGACCATGGTCGCGCCGGAAGTGCTCGAGGCGATGCTGCCCTTTTTCGGGGAGCTGTACGGCAACCCGTCGAGCATGCACACCTTCGGCGGCGAGGTGGGGCATCGCCTGAAAAAGGCCCGGGCCGACGCGGCAGAAACGCTCGGCTGCGCGCCCGAGGAAATCATATTCACTTCCTGCGGCTCGGAATCCGACAATACGGCTATCCGCAGCGCCCTGGCCGCCCAGCCGGACAAACGCCACCTCATCACCACACGGGTGGAACATCCGGCCGTGCTGAGCCTGGCCAAGCATCTGGAGGAGAAGGACTACGAGGTCACCTATCTGGGAGTGGACGAGAAGGGGCGGCTCGACCTCGGCGAACTCTCCCGCGCCATCCGCAAGGACACGGCGCTGGTGTCCGTCATGTATGCCAATAACGAAACCGGGACCATTTTTCCCATCCCGGAGATCGCCGCCCTGTGCAAGGAGCGCGGCGTGCTGGTCCACACCGATGCCGTGCAGGCCGTGGGCAAGGTGGGTATCGACCTGGCCGAACTGCCCGTGGATATGCTGGCCCTCTCCGGCCACAAGCTCCATGCGCAAAAGGGCGTGGGCCTGCTCTACGTGCGCAGGGGAACTCCCTACCGGCCGTTTCTTATCGGCGGGCACCAAGAGCGCGGCCGTCGGGCCGGCACCGAGAACACCGCCGGCATCATCGGCCTGGCCAAGGCCATGACGCTTGCCCACGACAACATGGTCGAGGAAAATACGCGCGTCAAAGCGTTGCGTGACCGGCTGGAGCAGGGCATCCTGGCCAGCGTTCCCGATACCATCGTCAACGGCGACCCGGACAACCGGCTGCCCAATACCTCAAGTATCGCTTTCAAATATGTGGAGGGCGAGGCCATCCTGCTCATGCTCGACCAGTACGGCATCTGCGCCAGCTCGGGCTCGGCCTGCACCTCGGGCAGCCTGGAGCCGTCCCACGTGCTGCGGGCCATGGGCGTGCCCTTCACCTTCGCCCACGGTTCCATCCGCTTCAGTCTCTCGCGCTACACCACCGACAAGGACGTGGACCTGGTGCTGGAAGTGATGCCCAAAGTCATCGATACCCTGCGCCGGATGTCGCCCTTCAACGAAAAAACACCCCCCAAGCAAGCTTGTACGTGTTGAGGGTGGGTGAAGATAAAGGCGATGCGAGAGGGGAACCCTTTTTGGAAAAAGGGTTCCCCTCTCGCGCTCTCCCTTCCAAAAAACTTTTAATGGTGATGGGGTGTTATCGTTGAAAGTCTTTGGAAGGGGGGCCTGGGGGGATAACCTTTCTTCAGAAAGGTTTCCCCCCAGGTCTTCTCTCTTTCCCCGCTTCAAACAGCCAAGGCGGTGAGTTTTTCGCGCATGGCCCGCACCACGTCGCGCAGGGCCGCCTCCACGGCGTCGAAGGCCTGGGCTGCTTCTTTGGGGTTCGGAGCCTTGGCGGATCGTTCCAGATCGTGGCTGGCATCGCGCAACACGGGCGCGCACATGGTGGCGGCGGCACCTTTGAGTGAATGGGCCATGAAAGCCAGCTGATCGAAATCGGCCAGGGCCAGCGCCTCGCGCATGGATTCCAGGTTGACCGGCTGCTCGGCCACGAAGGCCGTAAAAAGCTTCATGAGAAATCCGGTGTTGCCCCGGGCCTTGGTGAGAAGTCCGGACCACTCCAGGATAGCGACGTCGGTCGGCTTTTGGGCCGGGACATCCTCTTGCGCGGCCGGGGCCTGCCGCCCCATGGCTCGCGACAGGGCGGCGGCCAGGCTTTCGGGGCTGACGGGCTTGCTCAAGTATTCGTTCATGCCGGCCCGCAGGAACGTTTCCCGGTCCCCCTTGAGGGCATGGGCGGTCAGGGCCACGATGGGGATTTGCGGGTCGAAGTCGCCGGTCGTGTCCTGGCGGATGGCCCGCGTCGCCTCCAGCCCGTCCATCTCCGGCATCTGGATGTCCATGAGGATGACGTCGAAACGCTGGCGGCGCAGCATCTCCAGGGCTCGGCGTCCGGTATGGGCCACCATCACCCGGTGACCGTCCATTTCCAGCAGTTCCTGGGCGTAGATCTGGTTGATGGGGTTGTCCTCGGCCAGTAGGATGGTCAGAGGACGGGAAGGAGCCGTCTGCGCGGCGGTCACGGCGTCGGGGCCGTCTTTTTCGCTGCCGGCCGGCAGGCCGAATTCCATGGTGCACGAAAAGATGCTGCCTTGTCCTTCCTCGCTTTCCACGCCGTATTCGCCGCCTTGCATCTCGACCAAGTGCCGTACGATGGCAAGCCCCAGACCCGCCCCCTGGTAGCGCCGCGCCGGAGACACGTCGGCCTGGGTGAAGCTGTCGAAAATGGCCGGGATCTTGTCGCGGGGGATGCCGATGCCGGTGTCGCGCACGGAGAAACACAGCCCCACCTTGCCTGGGCTTTGTTTTTCCGGTTCCGGGCATATGGCCAGAACAACGCTGCCGGAATCGGTGAATTTGACCGCGTTGCCGACGAGGTTGATGAGAATCTGGCGCAGCCGGCTGGCGTCGCCGACAAGGTTTTGCGGCACATCGCCGAGAAAACGGTATTCCAGGGACAGGTTTTTTTTGACGGCCAGGGGGCGGAAAACGCTGACCGCCTCTTCCACTGTGGCGAAGAGGTCGAAGGGGGTCTTGGCCAGCTCGAGCGCGCCGACCTCGATGCGGGCGTAGTCCACGATGTCGTTGAGCACGGTCAAAAGCGACTGGGCCGAATGCCGGGCCATCTCCAGGTATTCTCGTTGCTTGGAGGTCAGCTCCGTGGCCAGCGTCAGCTCGGCCATGCCCAGGATGCCGATCATGGGCGTGCGGATTTCGTGGGTGATGTTGGCCAGAAAGTTGCTTTTGGCGCGTTCGCCGGCCAGGGCGGCCTCGTGCGCGGCGGTGAGCTCCGTCTTGGCTTTTTTAAACTCGGTGACGTCGCGCAACCAGATGCGGGTCAGGGGCAGGCCCGCCTCGCCCAGGCTTTCCTGGCGCATGAGAGCTGTGCGGGAGGTGGTCGCGATGGTGACTTCGGTGCCGCTGGGCGAGGCGCCGAGGGGGATACCGAAGGGCAGGCCCGTCAACTGGTTGCGTGGGGTGCCGAAGAGCACACCGGCGGCGTCGGTGGCGTGCAGGATGATGCCGTTCTCATTGAGCAGGAGCAGGGCGTCTCCGGTCAGGCGGCCTAAGGCGTCGGTTTCGCGGATCAGTTGTTCGGGCATGGGTGAATCATCCCTTGATGCAGGCCAGGGGGCGGAGCCTGGCGGTTTTGACGGCGAGTCCCAGGCCGTGGGCCGCCTGAATCACTTCTTCGATGTCCTTGTAGGCTTGGGGCGCTTCCTCGCCAAGGCCGCGCAGGTCGTGGGCGCGAAGGCTGATGCCTTTTGCGGTCAGTGCGGCAAGGACGCCGCGGCCGGGAAAGCGCTTGACCGCCTGCTTGCGCCCAAGCGTCCGTCCCGCGCCGTGGCAGGCCGAGGCGAAGGCGGCGGGCGGCGACGCGTCTGTCCCGGATAAAATATAGGAGGCGGTGCCCATGCTGCCCCCGACCAGCACCGGCTGTCCCACGCCCCGGAAGGCTTGGGGCAGGTCGGGGTGGCTCGGTCCCAAGGCCCGGGTCGCGCCTTTGCGGTGGACGTGGAGTTGCTGGTTCCCCCGTCGCGTGGGGTGGCGCTCGACCTTGCAGGTGTTGTGGGACACGTCGTAGAGCAGGCGCAGGTGGCAGCCGGGAAAAAGCGCGGCAAAAACTTCGCGCACGAGATGGGTGATGACCTGCCGGCCGGCCAGGGCGCAGTTTATGGCCGCGCGCATGGCTCCGAGATAGCGTGCGCCTTCGGGCGATGCGATGGGGGCGCAGGCCAGGTCCCGGTCGGGCAGGGAGATGCCGTGGCGCGGCGCGGCTTGCCGCATGATCGCCATATGGTCCGTGGCCACTTGATGCCCCAGCCCCCGGGAGCCGCAATGGATCGAAACCGCGACTTGGTCCGGGCGCAGCCCGAAAGCGGCCGCCGCGCGCGCGTCGCAGATTTCCTCCACCCGCTGCACCTCGAGATAGTGATTGCCGGAGCCCAGCGTGCCGAGCGCATCGCGCTGGCGCTCCCGGGCGCGCGACGAAACGGCTTCGGGATCGGCCCCCTCCATGCGGCCGCCTTCCTCGCAACGCGTAAGGTCCCCGGCCTCGCCGTAGCCTTCGGTTACGGCCCAGACCGCGCCGCCCGCAAGCATCCGATCCATGTCGCGTTCGGACAGGCGAAGCCCGCCGGTGCCGCCCAGGCCGGCCGGGATCCGGGCGAAAAGCGCATCGGCCAGGACTTCCCGAACCGGAGCCACGTCCGCCGCGTCCAGGTCGGTCAGCAGGGTGCGCACGCCGCAGGCGATGTCGAAGCCCACGCCGCCGGCGCTGACCACGCCCCCGGCTTCGGGATCGAAGGCGGCCACGCAGCCGATGGGAAAGCCGTAGCCCGGATGGGCGTCGGGCATGGCTACGACAGGCGCGACCACCCCGGGCAGGCTGGCCACGTTGCGCAGTTGGGTCAGCACCCCGTCCTCCAACGCGTCGATGAGCGGGGATGAACCGAAGAGCAGGCAGGGCACGCGCATGGCCCCCGATGGCGCAAGCTCCCAGACCAGCGCCTCACGGCGCGTCAAATTTCGGCCTCCCATGCGCATTTCCCTGTTTCCGTGACCATACGTTTCTTATTGGGCAACGTTAGGTCACGGAGCGGGAAGTTTGTCAAGGCATGGGAGTGTTGGGTGTTTTTGCGGCGGGCGCCGACGGGGGAAAAGCGGCGCACATGGCCTTGACCACAGCCGCGTTGCCGTCTGGCGTGAGATGGGAATCCGTGGGCCAGTAGTAGAGCCCGACGTCCGGGGCGTCCATGAAGGGACGCAACATGTCCAGGGTCTGTATGCCGGCCTGATCGAGCATCAGGCCGACGAGGCCATGGAGGGCATTGAGGTTGCGGGTCTCGTCGCCGGCCTTGGCCGCGAATTCGCTGCGCGACGGCACGGCCGTGAAGTCGATGCGCGGATAGAGCGCCTGCAAGGCGGTGGGGATCAGGACCACGTACAGTTTCAGGTGTTTCTTTTGCGCCAGCTGCTTCAGCTGCGCCAGGACCTCGGCCACCTGCTTCTCCTCGCGAGGGCCGAACCAGGCGGTGTCGGCAAAGGTGCGGTAGAAGGGGTGGAAGGCGAAGGGCAGGCCGCGCTGGGTGGGCACGGTCAGGGGCACGGGATAGTAGCCGTGGGTGTCGACGGTCGGCTTGGGCCCGGCGGCCCAGGCCTGCCCCGAACCCCGGTTCGCGTCGCGCAAGAAGCGCACCAGCCGGCGCAGCGTGAGGAGTTTAAAATGCCGTGACAGCCCGAGGTCGTCCTCGGCCACCCGGGAGCGGTAGACGAAGAGGTCCGCCGATACGTCGTTGCCGATATAAAGGAGCACGAAGACCGTGTCCCCATGGAAACGCTCGGGCGAGCTGGCCGGGACCTCTTCGGTCAGCCGGCGCAGGATGTCCCGGTATTGGGGAAGCCCGTAGCCGTTTTTGCAGGCCGCATACACGGGTCTGCCCGTCGCTTTCTCGTACAGGGCCGGGATGGAGGCCGCCGAGCCCGAGCCCGCGCCGTAGCAAAACGAATCGCCGATGAAAAGGACGCTGGCGTCGCGGGGCATGCGGCTGTTCCACCAGCCCAGAGCGTCGGTGCCGGACACGGTCAAAGCCGGCGGGTCGGGCAGGTACATGCCGTAGGCCCGGTAGGCGTCGTCGGCCGTGCCGGGACGCGGCGGCAGCCCGGGTTGGTTCACGTAGCCGTGCAGCCACGGCCGGTAGCGCGGATTGGTGTCCGGATCGAACACGCCGTAGGAATAGAGGAGTTCCTTGTGTTTGGTCGAAAAGAGATCCGTTCGCGGCACAAGGCGGTAGAAGCCGGCATCCAGGGCTACGAGGGCCAGATAGAGCACGATGGCGAAACAGGCCACGCCGAGAAGCCGGCGCGACAGCCGATGGGGAAACGTCATTTTTGGCATACGGAACACGTGGGCGGAAAAGCCCGAAGCAATGCGGGGACGCGGCGAAAGGAAGGATTCGCCGCCGCCGCGTTCCCGCGGAAATGACGCCCCGGCGAATCCGGGGCGCGAGCGTCAGATCTTGTAGAGTTTGTCCCCGGGGATGATGTTGATATTGTTTTTCTGCAACAGTTCGATGGCCTGGTCGGTGCGGTCGAAGCGGACGATGATGACCGCCGAGTGCTCGCACTGGTGTACGAAGGCGTACATGTATTCCACATTGATGCCGCCGTTGCAGAGCATTTGCAGCATGGAGTGCAGGCCGCCCGGGGAATCCGGGACTTCCACAGCCACCACGGCGTTTCTGCCGACGGTGAAACCGTGTTCCTTGAGCGCGACCTTGGCTTTTTCATGGTCGCTGACGATCAGGCGCAGGATGCCGAAATCCGAGGTGTCGGCCAGGGACAGGGCCCGGATGTTGATGCCGGCTTCGGCCAGGACACGGGTCACTTCTTCCAGGCGTCCGGCGCGGTTTTCCAGGAAGATGGAAATCTGTTCGGCTTTGATCATGGCGTATCCCTCCGGATGGCGGATTAAGAACCGTTAGGCGTGGCGCAGGTCCACGACGCGCTTGGCCTTGCCTTCCGAGCGCTGGATGCTGCGTGGTTCGACAAGCTTGACCACGGTGGTGACGCCCAGGAATTCCTTGATGTTCTTCTGGATTTTTCCTTCCAGACGCTGGAGTTTCCGGATTTCGTCGGAGAAGAGCTTCTCGTCCACTTCCACCTGGACGGTCAGCGTGTCAAGGTTGCCCTCACGCTCGACCACGAGCTGGTAGTAGGGGGAAAGCCCCTCGGTCTCGAGCAGGATGCTTTCGATCTGGGACGGGAAAACGTTGACCCCGCGGATGATCAGCATATCGTCGCTACGGCCCTGGACGCGGATCATGCGGGCTGTCGTGCGGCCGCATTTGCAGGGCGTGTAGTCCAGGGAGGTGATGTCGCGGGTGCGGTAGCGAATGAGCGGCTGGGCTTCCTTGGTCAGGGTGGTGATGACCAGCTCGCCGGGCTGTCCCGGGGGCAGGGGCTCGAGGGTCACCGGGTCGATGACTTCGCACAGGAAATGGTCTTCCTGCAAGTGCGCCCCATGCTGTGCTTCGGTGCACTCGATGCCGACCCCAGGCCCCATGACCTCGGACAGGCCGTAGATGTCGATGGCCTTGATGCCCATCTTCGTCTCGATTTCGCGGCGCATCTCGTTGGTCCAGGGCTCGGCCCCGAACACGCCGATGCGCAGCGGCAGATCCTTGATATCGATGCCGGCCTCAAGCGCGGTTTCGTACAGCACCATGCTGTAGGAGGGGGTGCAGCAGATGACCGTGGCCCCGAAATCGCGCAGCAGCATGGCCTGACGCCGGGTGCCGCCGCCGGAAACCGGCACTGTGGTCGCGCCGAGGCGCTCGGCCCCGTAATGCGCGCCGAGGCCGCCGGTGAAAAGGCCGTAGCCGTAGGCCACGTGGATGATGTCGCGGCGGCTGGCCCCGGCCGCCGTCAGGGACCGAGCCATCATGGTGGCCCAGTTGGCCACGTCGCGCTGGGTATAGCCGGTCACGGTGGCCTTGCCGGTGGTGCCGGAGGAAGCGTGGATGCGCACCACGTTGTCCTTGGGCACGGCGAAAAGCCCAAAGGGATAATGGTTGCGCAGGTCCTGCTTTTCAGTAAACGGCAGGTAACGGACGTCGGAAAGGCTCTTGATGTCGGCCGGGGTGATGCCGGCCTCGTCGAAGGCCTTCCGGTAAAAGGCCACATTGGCGTAGACCCGCTCGCACTGGGATTTGAGGCGGCGTAGCTGGACGGCTTCCAGCTCTTCGCGGGGCAGGGTTTCCAGGTCCATGTCAAAAATCATGCGGCTTCCTCCAGATGGCGCCCAAGCTGGTGATGCTTGGCGCGGCCAATGGGATTACCTGCCCGAAAGCCGCCCGGGGCGTCAAGAGAGGGCCGTGAAAAAGGGACGTTGACCGCCGCGCCATTTGCGGGCGCGGCGCAAATCGGATAAAGCACCGGGGTTTCCCGGTATCGGCCGCTTGCGCCCGGCATCGGGAAACACGTTTGCTTCGGAGAAAAAATGCCCGCAATCACATCCGACAAGGACCTCGACGCCCGGCAAAAGGCCATTATGGTCGCCGGCTGGCTGGCCGAGAAAAAGGCCAAGGACATTCTGGCGCTCGACGTCGCGCCCATCAATCCCGTGTGCGAGGCCATGGTCGTGGCCTCTGCCGTCAGCGCCCGCCAGGCCAAGGCGCTCGCCGACCATGTGCTGGAGCAGTGCGGCGCGCACGGCTTTTCCTACCTCGGCATGGAGGGGTACCGCCATGGCCAGTGGGTGCTGCTCGACTTAAACGACGTCATGGTGCACATCTTCCAGGAAGAGTTGCGCCCCTTCTACAACATCGAAGGCCTCTGGTCGGAGGGCGAGCGCATCGCCCTGCCCGCCGCCTCCGCCGACGAAGCCAAGCCGCAATGAAACCGACACCCACGCTTCTGCTCATTCTCGACGGCTGGGGACTGGCTCCGGACGGCCCCGGCAATGCCGTGACCGAAGCCGGCACCCCGACCCTCGACCGGCTCCTCGCCGCCAACCCGTCCACCATCCTGGCCTGTTCGGGCCGGGCCGT
Coding sequences within:
- a CDS encoding DUF190 domain-containing protein; this encodes MTEYAEVEVLRVYCGESDRSDGRPVYEVIVEEARRHGAAGATVLRGVLGFGAGSLVHTAKLLRLSEDLPMVVEIVDRPERIEAVLPRIEGVIKGGLITRQRGLTARFHCPVRVRDVMATAVATANRDTPLPVVMDMLVSHDNKAVLVIESDGSVAGIITGGDILMRGGMAARLSLQDILPEDIRKNERDKISGRTAGEVMTSPVVTINDRTSLRDAAQLMTGKGLKRLPVVDAAGELVGLVSRVDILRAASDLAPSAQALPRFTAGLFQQARDVMITDVPTAFPDTPLHQVVAAIVASPLRRAVVVDADKTVRGIILDSDLLRRCGPARKPGLIEALFSFGKPEETGACPTGSAAEVMEPNVLTIHEDATLMEVLQKMLAAKVKRLVVVDDAGKLLGMVDREAILRVIAGAH
- a CDS encoding flavodoxin family protein codes for the protein MTADGPDHGIARILGIEASPRKRGNSHMLLQAVLDGARGNGADGQAVHLREYRYEPCLGCEACRKAGVCTGLQDGMTLLYPKIEQCSGLALVSPVHQYNISARMKAFLDRLYCYYDFTNTRPRGWSSRLAGQGRKAVIGVVAEQAEKKDTGVALEAMRLPLAALGYDIVGEFIALGLFDLGRVAQHEDILAQAREAGKQLAGAL
- a CDS encoding fluoride efflux transporter FluC translates to MLEKLGLIALAGAAGTLARYWISGFVYGLAGRQFPWGTATANILGCFLFGLIWQLGEGRMLIRTETRAIILTGFMGAFTTFSTFIFESGGLIEDGRYLTALANVGFQTVLGFAALFGGLMLGRMF
- the nifU gene encoding Fe-S cluster assembly protein NifU, with product MWEYTDKVRDHFLNPRNVGSLEDANAVGEVGSLACGDALKLYLKINDAGVIEDARFQTFGCASAIASSSVLTELLKGKTIEEAKKLTNKDIADYLGGLPKEKMHCSVMGQEALEAALAGYLGEKAPEHEPEGELVCKCFGVYEGQIRRAIRENALTSVEEITDFTKAGGGCGDCQERLQAILDEELGQQAGAAKTPAKGLTNLERVKRVTQVMDEEIRPNLKKDGGDIELLDIEGKTVLVALRGACQGCPVSNVTLTEFVQKRLRELVEPDITVKEAGK
- the nifS gene encoding cysteine desulfurase NifS, which codes for MNPVYLDNNATTMVAPEVLEAMLPFFGELYGNPSSMHTFGGEVGHRLKKARADAAETLGCAPEEIIFTSCGSESDNTAIRSALAAQPDKRHLITTRVEHPAVLSLAKHLEEKDYEVTYLGVDEKGRLDLGELSRAIRKDTALVSVMYANNETGTIFPIPEIAALCKERGVLVHTDAVQAVGKVGIDLAELPVDMLALSGHKLHAQKGVGLLYVRRGTPYRPFLIGGHQERGRRAGTENTAGIIGLAKAMTLAHDNMVEENTRVKALRDRLEQGILASVPDTIVNGDPDNRLPNTSSIAFKYVEGEAILLMLDQYGICASSGSACTSGSLEPSHVLRAMGVPFTFAHGSIRFSLSRYTTDKDVDLVLEVMPKVIDTLRRMSPFNEKTPPKQACTC
- a CDS encoding response regulator, which encodes MPEQLIRETDALGRLTGDALLLLNENGIILHATDAAGVLFGTPRNQLTGLPFGIPLGASPSGTEVTIATTSRTALMRQESLGEAGLPLTRIWLRDVTEFKKAKTELTAAHEAALAGERAKSNFLANITHEIRTPMIGILGMAELTLATELTSKQREYLEMARHSAQSLLTVLNDIVDYARIEVGALELAKTPFDLFATVEEAVSVFRPLAVKKNLSLEYRFLGDVPQNLVGDASRLRQILINLVGNAVKFTDSGSVVLAICPEPEKQSPGKVGLCFSVRDTGIGIPRDKIPAIFDSFTQADVSPARRYQGAGLGLAIVRHLVEMQGGEYGVESEEGQGSIFSCTMEFGLPAGSEKDGPDAVTAAQTAPSRPLTILLAEDNPINQIYAQELLEMDGHRVMVAHTGRRALEMLRRQRFDVILMDIQMPEMDGLEATRAIRQDTTGDFDPQIPIVALTAHALKGDRETFLRAGMNEYLSKPVSPESLAAALSRAMGRQAPAAQEDVPAQKPTDVAILEWSGLLTKARGNTGFLMKLFTAFVAEQPVNLESMREALALADFDQLAFMAHSLKGAAATMCAPVLRDASHDLERSAKAPNPKEAAQAFDAVEAALRDVVRAMREKLTALAV
- a CDS encoding RtcB family protein — its product is MGGRNLTRREALVWELAPSGAMRVPCLLFGSSPLIDALEDGVLTQLRNVASLPGVVAPVVAMPDAHPGYGFPIGCVAAFDPEAGGVVSAGGVGFDIACGVRTLLTDLDAADVAPVREVLADALFARIPAGLGGTGGLRLSERDMDRMLAGGAVWAVTEGYGEAGDLTRCEEGGRMEGADPEAVSSRARERQRDALGTLGSGNHYLEVQRVEEICDARAAAAFGLRPDQVAVSIHCGSRGLGHQVATDHMAIMRQAAPRHGISLPDRDLACAPIASPEGARYLGAMRAAINCALAGRQVITHLVREVFAALFPGCHLRLLYDVSHNTCKVERHPTRRGNQQLHVHRKGATRALGPSHPDLPQAFRGVGQPVLVGGSMGTASYILSGTDASPPAAFASACHGAGRTLGRKQAVKRFPGRGVLAALTAKGISLRAHDLRGLGEEAPQAYKDIEEVIQAAHGLGLAVKTARLRPLACIKG
- a CDS encoding ACT domain-containing protein; this translates as MKAEQISIFLENRAGRLEEVTRVLAEAGINIRALSLADTSDFGILRLIVSDHEKAKVALKEHGFTVGRNAVVAVEVPDSPGGLHSMLQMLCNGGINVEYMYAFVHQCEHSAVIIVRFDRTDQAIELLQKNNINIIPGDKLYKI
- a CDS encoding phenylacetate--CoA ligase family protein, whose product is MIFDMDLETLPREELEAVQLRRLKSQCERVYANVAFYRKAFDEAGITPADIKSLSDVRYLPFTEKQDLRNHYPFGLFAVPKDNVVRIHASSGTTGKATVTGYTQRDVANWATMMARSLTAAGASRRDIIHVAYGYGLFTGGLGAHYGAERLGATTVPVSGGGTRRQAMLLRDFGATVICCTPSYSMVLYETALEAGIDIKDLPLRIGVFGAEPWTNEMRREIETKMGIKAIDIYGLSEVMGPGVGIECTEAQHGAHLQEDHFLCEVIDPVTLEPLPPGQPGELVITTLTKEAQPLIRYRTRDITSLDYTPCKCGRTTARMIRVQGRSDDMLIIRGVNVFPSQIESILLETEGLSPYYQLVVEREGNLDTLTVQVEVDEKLFSDEIRKLQRLEGKIQKNIKEFLGVTTVVKLVEPRSIQRSEGKAKRVVDLRHA